A window of Apium graveolens cultivar Ventura chromosome 8, ASM990537v1, whole genome shotgun sequence contains these coding sequences:
- the LOC141678518 gene encoding suppressor of disruption of TFIIS has translation MEFENRYMQVERSKYDCLLFDLDDTLYPYSSGLATACGNNIKDYMVEKLGIDRSKIVELSNLLYKNYGTTMAGLRAIGYDFDYDEYHSFVHGRLPYENLKPDPVLRSLLLSLPIRKVIFTNADKVHAVKALGKLGLEDCFEGIICFETLNPIYKSTASDDEDDIQFTGSRSSSGITTGKHEIFDIVKHFSQPDASTSVLPKTPIVCKPSEHAIEKALKIGNINPHRTLFFEDSVRNIQAGKRVGLDTVLVGTSQRTKGADYALESIHNIREALPELWTAGTITSEASNYSKVAVETSVTA, from the exons ATGGAATTCGAGAACCGATACATGCAGGTTGAAAGATCAAAATATGACTGCCTTCTCTTTG ATTTGGATGATACTCTGTATCCATACAGTTCTGGTTTGGCAACTGCCTGCGGCAATAATATCAAAG ATTATATGGTTGAAAAGCTCGGTATCGATAGGAGCAAAATTGTGGAGTTGAGTAACTTGCTGTATAAGAATTATGGCACAACTATGGCAGGTCTTAGG GCTATAGGCTATGATTTTGATTACGATGAGTACCACAG CTTTGTTCATGGAAGATTACCATACGAAAATCTTAAGCCTGATCCTGTTCTGAGAAGCCTTTTGTTGAGTCTTCCTATTCGTAAAGTT ATCTTCACAAATGCTGACAAGGTTCATGCTGTGAAAGCACTTGGCAAACTGGGGTTGGAAGATTGTTTCGAAGGGATCATCTGCTTTGAGACTCTGAATCCAATTTACAAGAGCACGGCATCTGATGATGAAGATGACATTCAGTTCACCGGTTCAAGATCATCCTCTGGTATAACTACTGGCAAACATGAAATTTTCGACATTGTCAAGCATTTCTCCCAGCCTGATGCTTCCACTTCAGTATTGCCAAAGACACCAATTGTGTGCAAGCCATCTGAGCATGCCATTGAGAAAGCACTCAAGATTGGCAACATCAACCCTCACAGAACT CTGTTCTTTGAAGATAGTGTTCGGAACATACAGGCTGGAAAGCGCGTTGGCCTTGACACCGTGCTG GTAGGGACTTCTCAAAGGACTAAAGGAGCCGATTATGCATTGGAAAGTATCCACAATATTCGAGAAGCATTACCAGAGCTCTGGACCGCTGGGACTATAACGTCTGAAGCCAGCAACTACAGCAAGGTTGCTGTGGAAACATCGGTGACTGCTTAG
- the LOC141677850 gene encoding UPF0161 protein At3g09310: protein MSFSDTKMALIVCSTNISTCNNNTINKINNSFYTHKPLKFFNPKPRISVYHKRQPFCPIIAKLDQEEVQSDAQDNEEANSLGVRTALSMLKFYKREISPLMPNSCRYLPTCSEYSMIAYKKYGVAKGTILTAWRLCRCNPLGGSGFDPPRWFGETRPPEE from the exons ATGAGCTTCAGTGATACAAAAATGGCGCTTATAGTCTGCAGCACTAACATCAGTACATGTAATAACAACActattaataaaattaataatagcTTTTACACACATAAACCCCTCAAATTTTTTAACCCAAAACCCAGAATTTCAGTTTATCATAAG CGCCAACCCTTTTGCCCAATTATTGCAAAATTAGATCAAGAAGAAGTTCAGAGTGATGCACAAg ATAATGAGGAGGCTAACAGTTTAGGTGTTAGAACAGCTTTGTCTATGCTCAAGTTCTACAAAA GGGAAATTTCGCCATTGATGCCAAATAGTTGTCGTTATCTTCCAACTTGTAGTGAGTATTCGATGATTGCTTACAAGAAATATGGAGTTGCTAAGGGGACTATTTTGACTGCTTGGCGTCTATGTCGCTGTAATCCCCTTG GTGGGTCTGGATTTGATCCCCCAAGATGGTTTGGTGAAACACGCCCCCCTGAAGAATGA
- the LOC141677576 gene encoding scarecrow-like protein 9, giving the protein MDALNGVQWGAWGNQSENVFSEQRLVRGTRFEHSVSDQVDGRGIENTFVGQDLSGIELVPNPPSVTHIAPNPTLVAHMAPSSSTSAEDGSQEDCDLSDAILGYISEVLMREDMGDQPCMLQDSLDLQAAEKPFYDVLGKKYPPSPQQQPDLNDHYRFSLNEQESIADYGQFVDPYWSNHLVDNNGSQVQAPLASSVSHAMVGSANGSRKFIDGFLDSPISPLQVRDLYNESQSIWKFKKGVEEASKFLPSSNDTLINYNFNELIPQELQINTSELASKMDGGNELQYLPTGSRGRKNSHRDDVGIEEERTSKLAAVYQESTVRDIEFDTVLLCSLGRGKAVLESFRENLRNDKSKLAEQNARSKGFSRGKSRGKKQNKKKEVIDLRTLLISCAQAVAADDRRNANDLLKQIRLHSSPFGDGNQRLAHCFADGLEARLAGNGTQIHKALVSKKTSAADYLKAYHLYLACCPFRKISNFAANFTIRTKAKNNMRIHIIDFGILYGFQWPTLMQRMLDRKCGPPSFRITGIDFPQPGFRPAERIEETGRRLADYARGFGVAFEYTAIAKRWETVKLEDLKIDKDEFLVVNCLYRAKNLLGDTVVVDSSRDIVLNLIRQINPDIFVHGVINGAFSAPFFVTRFREALFHFSALFDMLETNVPREHVERMLIETEIFGREALNVIACEGWERVERPETYKQWQVRTLRAGFVQLPFDRLTVEMAKTKVRSYYHKDFIIDEDDKWLLQGWKGRIIYALSCWKPV; this is encoded by the coding sequence ATGGATGCCTTGAATGGAGTTCAGTGGGGGGCATGGGGGAATCAATCCGAAAATGTTTTTTCAGAACAAAGGCTAGTTAGGGGGACTAGATTTGAACATAGTGTTTCTGATCAAGTAGATGGAAGGGGAATTGAGAATACATTTGTTGGTCAAGACTTGAGTGGAATTGAGTTGGTTCCGAATCCGCCCTCAGTTACTCATATAGCTCCAAATCCGACATTAGTTGCTCATATGGCTCCTAGTTCGAGTACTAGTGCTGAGGATGGATCGCAAGAAGACTGTGATTTATCGGATGCGATTTTGGGTTATATAAGTGAGGTGCTCATGCGAGAAGATATGGGAGATCAGCCTTGTATGCTTCAAGATTCTTTGGATCTTCAAGCTGCTGAGAAGCCATTTTATGATGTTCTTGGCAAAAAGTATCCGCCCTCTCCTCAACAACAGCCAGATTTAAATGACCATTATAGGTTTAGCCTAAATGAACAGGAAAGTATAGCTGATTACGGTCAGTTCGTTGATCCCTATTGGAGTAACCATCTTGTTGACAATAATGGCTCCCAGGTGCAAGCTCCCCTGGCTTCTAGTGTTTCTCATGCAATGGTTGGTTCAGCAAACGGTTCTAGGAAGTTTATTGATGGATTTTTGGACTCTCCTATAAGCCCTCTACAAGTACGTGATTTATATAATGAGAGCCAATCGATTTGGAAATTCAAGAAAGGGGTTGAAGAAGCAAGTAAGTTCCTTCCGAGTAGCAACGACACATTAATCAATTATAACTTTAATGAGTTGATACCACAAGAACTGCAGATAAATACCAGTGAACTTGCATCCAAAATGGATGGGGGAAATGAGCTCCAATACTTGCCTACTGGGTCGAGGGGCAGGAAGAACTCTCATAGGGATGATGTAGGAATAGAAGAGGAGAGGACTAGCAAGCTAGCAGCAGTTTACCAGGAATCAACTGTGCGTGATATTGAGTTTGATACGGTTTTGCTTTGCAGTTTGGGGAGAGGTAAAGCAGTTCTTGAATCTTTTCGTGAAAATCTGAGGAATGATAAAAGCAAGCTTGCGGAACAAAATGCGCGGTCAAAAGGATTTAGTAGAGGAAAGAGCCGTGGTAAGAAACAGAACAAGAAAAAGGAAGTGATTGATTTGAGAACCCTTCTGATAAGTTGTGCCCAAGCTGTTGCTGCTGATGATCGCAGGAATGCAAATGATTTGCTGAAACAGATCAGACTACATTCTTCGCCTTTTGGCGATGGCAATCAACGATTGGCTCACTGCTTTGCTGATGGCCTCGAGGCACGCTTGGCTGGAAATGGTACTCAGATTCATAAAGCTCTTGTCAGTAAGAAAACATCTGCTGCTGATTATCTAAAAGCCTACCATTTATATCTTGCATGCTGTCCGTTCAGAAAAATTTCGAATTTTGCAGCTAACTTTACAATTAGAACAAAAGCTAAGAATAACATGAGGATACACATCATAGATTTTGGGATCCTCTACGGTTTTCAATGGCCCACCTTAATGCAACGTATGTTGGACAGAAAGTGTGGTCCTCCAAGTTTTCGGATAACTGGTATAGACTTTCCCCAACCAGGTTTCAGGCCAGCAGAACGAATCGAGGAGACAGGGCGTCGGTTGGCAGATTATGCTCGAGGCTTTGGTGTGGCATTTGAGTACACTGCCATAGCAAAAAGATGGGAAACTGTCAAACTTGAGGACCTTAAGATTGACAAAGACGAATTTCTAGTTGTCAACTGTTTGTATAGAGCGAAAAACTTGCTTGGTGACACTGTGGTGGTGGATAGTTCCAGAGACATCGTTCTCAACCTAATAAGGCAGATTAATCCTGATATTTTCGTCCATGGGGTTATAAATGGTGCTTTTAGTGCCCCATTCTTTGTCACACGGTTCCGTGAAGCTCTATTCCACTTCTCAGCACTGTTTGATATGCTCGAAACTAATGTACCCCGAGAGCATGTTGAAAGAATGCTGATAGAGACAGAGATATTTGGGAGGGAAGCCCTGAATGTCATAGCTTGCGAGGGCTGGGAGAGAGTTGAGAGGCCAGAGACATATAAGCAGTGGCAAGTTCGTACTTTGAGGGCAGGCTTCGTACAACTTCCTTTTGACAGGCTAACTGTAGAAATGGCAAAAACAAAGGTGAGATCATACTACCACAAAGACTTCATTATTGACGAAGACGATAAGTGGCTGTTGCAGGGATGGAAAGGACGCATTATATATGCCCTTTCTTGTTGGAAACCTGTCTAG